From the Accumulibacter sp. genome, one window contains:
- a CDS encoding cadherin-like domain-containing protein, producing the protein MVNSTIGSTQDNPSIAYLGNDNYVVVWTDNSGQDGNAQGVFARVYDSNDNPLAPEFQVNTTFASTQWQPTVVALQGGGFTVAWAGYNQIGSTGYDVVGRTFDNTGAATSAEFVINNPAAIYANYDQSQPTLAALQNGGFVAVWYGVYDQSSNSPYQIWGQRFDNAGAKDGDVFSVNTSAGYEGYEQSAPSITTLADGRFVVVWQSYAEDGSSYGVYGQRFNADGSKDGTEFRANTYTANGQRQPDVAALNDGGYVVVWSSDSYQDTDGWGVYGQRYDSAGNAVGGEFRVNYSVSGNQSLPAVAALANGGFAVSWTNGDEILFQQYDAAGRKVDSEQLVNPTANNEYSNDSDLVGTPDGGFILTWGGYNYGNATYDVFLQRYNNQAPQVQDVSVVGPEDAPIILSDDLFASGFFDAEGQTLAAIKIVTLPASGILKLDGVAVTPGQVISVADLAADKLTYQGNLNFYGADQFRWNGSDGNVFATTSVFTNITINNVNDGPALEAGAGQTANEGAYFTHTITIGDPDPSDVHLVTVSWVGSGGQTGGYSFTTGAGNPALGLTPPDDGTYTVTVTANDQQGQANSIETDSFDVTVNNVAPTLPYLSGNSTVEQGQVYTLDLSGPSDWGPVYDPGTDTVTEYRIDWGDSTAVQIIAAGSLPANGQVTHTYATAGTPTIRIALVDEDGTHADAGTKSITVAPPAEVIVVDAGADASIDEGTLFSRIISFTDPADQDPAGRNVTVDWGDGSGAENFRISTGQTSFNIQHVFADNRTTPYTVTVTVDDDGFQSDADSFDVTVNNVAPSLSLGGNGSTPEGAVYTLVLGSVVDPGNDSVSSYVVHWGDGNTQSFLPSDLLPSREVHHVYNDGDVSGTSRTITVDLVDEDGTHANVAGKSITVTNVAPGVPLSGADSVSEGTAYVLNVGAAVDPGVDTPTLYRIDWGDGSPATDFTPTNYANLLAAGGNVSHTYADGAASGTPRTIVMQVLDEDGPHNAGSKAVTVNNVAPTIALGGGASVDEGATYTLTLGAVSDPGVDSVTSYVVHWGDGTSDTYGAAGDVTHVYADGLSSPTITVDLVDEDGTYINAGSKAVTVNNVAPTIALGGGASVDEGATYTLTLGAVSDPGVDSVTSYVVHWGDGTSDTYGAAGDVTHVYADGLSSPTITVDLVDEDGTHINAGSKAVTVNNVAPTIALGGGASVDEGATYTLTLGAVSDPGSDSVTSYVVHWGDGTSDTYGAAGDVTHVYADGLSSPTITVDLVDEDGTHINAGSKAVTVNNVAPTIALGGGASVDEGATYTLTLGAVSDPGVDSVTSYVVHWGDGTSDTYGAAGDVTHVYADGLSSPTITVDLVDEDGTYINAGSKAVTVNNVAPTIALGGGASVDEGATYTLTLGAVSDPGVDSVTSYVVHWGDGTSDTYGAAGDVTHVYADGLSSPTITVDLVDEDGTYINAGSKAVTVNNVAPTIALGGGASVDEGATYTLTLGAVSDPGVDSVTSYVVHWGDGTSDTYGAAGDVTHVYADGLSSPTITVDLVDEDGTHINAGSKAVTVNNVAPTIALSGAANVVEDTVYTLNLGSITDPGSDTVTSYVVHWGDGTDDTYAAGGDVTHTYADPGNYPISVDVVDEDGTHTAAGGTSVTVDAASATLSINAGADATLSEGDTFTRSIAFGDGSDDGAAGWSYGIDYGDGSAPVTGTTLTKSLDLSHVYADGSDSHTVTVTLTDEVGETASDSFLVTVNNVAPTIALGGGASVDEGATYTLTLGAVSDPGVDSVTSYVVHWGDGTSDTYGAAGDVTHVYADGLSSPTITVDLVDEDGTYINAGSKAVTVNNVAPTIALGGGASVDEGATYTLTLGAVSDPGVDSVTSYVVHWGDGTSDTYGAAGDVTHVYADGLSSPTITVDLVDEDGTHINAGSKAVTVNNVAPTIALSGAANVVEDTVYTLNLGSITDPGSDTVTSYVVHWGDGTDDTYAAGGDVTHTYADPGNYPISVGVVDEDGTFIGVANKAVTVNATGGGNTAPVADDESYSMRPGETLNIAAPGVLDGDTDADGDPLSLLSVNVTGLQGSLAPQLDGSFSFTPNAGFSGQTSFSYTVGDGFGGTDTGTVTIDVINTAPVADDESYSMRPGETLNIAAPGVLDGDTDADGDPLSLLSVNVTGLQGSLAPQLDGSFSFTPNAGFSGQTSFSYTVGDGFGGTDTGTVTIDVINTAPVADDESYSMRPGETLNIAAPGVLDGDTDADGDPLSLLSVNVTGLQGSLAPQLDGSFSFTPNAGFSGQTSFSYTVGDGFGGTDTGTVTIDVINTAPVADDESYSMRPGETLTIAAPGVLDGDTDADGDPLSLLSVNVTGLQGSLAPQLDGSFSFTPNAGFSGQTSFSYTVGDGFGGTDTGTVTIDVINTAPVADDESYSMRPGETLTIAAPGVLDGDTDADGDPLSLLSVNVTGLQGSLAPQLDGSFSFTPNAGFSGQTSFSYTVGDGFGGTDTGTVTIDVINTAPVADDESYSMRPGETLNIAAPGVLDGDTDADGDPLSVVGVNVTGLQGTLVALADGSFSFTPNAGFSGQTSFSYTVGDGFGGFAGGTVTIDVINTDPVADDESYSMRPGETLNIAAPGVLDGDTDADGDPLSVVGVNVTGLQGTLVALADGSFSFTPDAGFTGQTSFSYTVGDGFGGFGTAIVTIDVAPATPTLALDAGPDDSVNEGDTFNRTIVFTDGQDDGALGWNYSIDYGDGSVPVTGNTFLASLTLDHRYADGDASHSVSITITDEPGETVSDGFQLTVSNVAPVIALSGAATVAEDTAYTLNLGAVSDPGVDTASSYVVHWGDGSDSSYPTQGDVTHTYANPGSYAITVDVADEDGVHASAGQLAVQVNPVLHLGNAVARLTSAAPDAWVTAWSAPQVTIAHKADWDDAGETWSAVKLQNGSPVTLSGTDVYLGDLGVSGQTAPTSVIRQEIDGSEGLRLLLDRDASRATLDLSNLNLNDDGLAGAVEAGRLQAFDSLGNLVGEVLFDGANAAGTQEVTLSSAAGFRSLVLTSGAYDGANFVDGAYVDGAGDFASAPFSSGGKLHGSEFLVDAVEFELIQLVGVGSSAGGSLIT; encoded by the coding sequence GTGGTCAACAGCACGATCGGATCCACGCAGGATAACCCGTCGATTGCCTATCTCGGCAACGACAACTACGTGGTGGTGTGGACCGACAACAGCGGTCAGGACGGCAACGCCCAGGGCGTATTCGCCCGCGTCTACGACAGCAACGACAACCCGCTGGCGCCCGAGTTCCAGGTCAACACCACCTTCGCCAGCACACAGTGGCAGCCGACGGTGGTGGCGCTGCAGGGCGGCGGCTTCACCGTCGCCTGGGCCGGGTACAACCAGATTGGTTCGACGGGCTACGACGTGGTCGGCCGCACCTTCGACAACACCGGCGCGGCCACCAGCGCCGAGTTCGTCATCAACAACCCGGCGGCGATCTACGCCAATTACGACCAGTCGCAGCCCACTCTTGCTGCGTTGCAGAATGGCGGTTTCGTCGCGGTGTGGTACGGGGTGTATGACCAGAGCAGCAATTCGCCCTACCAGATCTGGGGTCAGCGATTCGATAACGCGGGCGCGAAGGATGGCGACGTGTTCAGTGTCAACACCAGCGCCGGGTATGAGGGTTATGAACAGAGCGCTCCGTCGATCACCACGCTGGCGGATGGCCGTTTCGTGGTGGTCTGGCAGTCCTATGCTGAGGATGGCAGCAGCTACGGCGTCTACGGCCAGCGCTTCAACGCCGACGGCAGCAAGGACGGTACCGAGTTCCGCGCCAACACCTACACCGCCAACGGCCAGCGCCAGCCGGACGTGGCGGCTCTGAACGATGGCGGCTACGTGGTGGTCTGGAGTTCCGACAGCTACCAGGATACGGACGGCTGGGGCGTCTATGGCCAACGTTACGACTCGGCAGGGAATGCGGTGGGTGGAGAATTCCGCGTCAACTACTCCGTATCCGGCAACCAGTCCCTCCCGGCGGTGGCCGCGCTGGCGAACGGCGGCTTCGCCGTCAGCTGGACCAACGGTGATGAAATCCTGTTCCAGCAATACGATGCCGCGGGCCGCAAGGTCGACAGCGAGCAACTGGTCAACCCGACCGCGAACAACGAGTACAGCAATGACTCCGACCTGGTCGGCACGCCCGATGGCGGCTTCATCCTGACCTGGGGCGGTTACAACTACGGCAACGCCACCTACGACGTCTTCCTGCAGCGCTACAACAACCAGGCGCCGCAGGTGCAGGATGTGTCGGTGGTGGGGCCGGAAGACGCCCCGATCATCCTCAGCGATGACCTCTTCGCCTCCGGCTTCTTCGACGCCGAGGGGCAGACCCTGGCGGCGATCAAGATCGTCACCCTGCCGGCTTCCGGCATCCTCAAGCTCGACGGAGTCGCCGTGACGCCCGGCCAGGTCATTTCCGTGGCCGACCTGGCTGCCGACAAGCTGACCTACCAGGGCAACCTGAACTTCTACGGAGCAGACCAGTTCCGCTGGAACGGCAGTGATGGCAACGTCTTTGCCACGACATCGGTGTTCACCAATATCACCATCAATAACGTCAACGATGGACCGGCGCTGGAAGCCGGCGCGGGTCAGACGGCCAACGAGGGCGCCTACTTCACGCACACCATCACCATTGGCGATCCCGATCCTTCCGACGTCCATCTGGTGACGGTCAGCTGGGTTGGTAGCGGCGGCCAGACTGGTGGCTACAGTTTCACCACGGGTGCGGGCAACCCAGCCCTCGGGCTGACCCCGCCCGATGATGGTACCTATACGGTGACCGTCACCGCCAACGATCAACAGGGCCAAGCCAACAGCATCGAGACCGACAGCTTCGACGTCACGGTCAACAACGTGGCGCCGACGCTGCCCTACCTGTCCGGCAATAGCACGGTCGAGCAGGGCCAGGTCTATACGCTGGACCTGAGCGGGCCGAGTGACTGGGGGCCAGTGTATGATCCCGGCACCGACACGGTCACTGAGTACCGCATCGACTGGGGCGACAGCACTGCAGTTCAGATCATCGCGGCGGGATCTCTGCCGGCGAATGGGCAGGTCACCCACACCTACGCGACGGCGGGCACGCCGACCATCCGCATCGCGCTGGTCGACGAGGACGGCACCCACGCCGACGCCGGCACCAAGTCCATCACCGTGGCGCCGCCGGCCGAAGTCATCGTCGTCGATGCCGGCGCCGATGCAAGCATCGACGAGGGCACGCTGTTCAGCCGCATCATCAGCTTCACCGATCCGGCCGACCAGGACCCGGCTGGCCGAAATGTGACGGTCGACTGGGGCGACGGTTCGGGCGCCGAGAACTTCCGCATCAGCACCGGCCAGACCAGCTTCAACATCCAGCATGTGTTCGCCGACAATCGGACCACGCCCTACACCGTCACCGTGACCGTCGATGACGATGGCTTCCAGTCGGATGCGGACAGCTTCGACGTCACGGTCAACAACGTGGCGCCCAGCTTGTCGCTGGGGGGCAACGGCAGCACGCCGGAGGGCGCTGTATACACCCTCGTTCTTGGCAGCGTGGTCGACCCGGGCAACGACAGCGTCTCCAGCTACGTCGTGCACTGGGGCGACGGCAACACCCAGAGCTTCCTGCCGAGCGATCTGCTCCCGAGCCGCGAAGTACACCATGTGTACAACGACGGCGACGTCAGCGGGACGAGCCGCACGATCACCGTGGACCTGGTGGACGAGGATGGCACGCATGCCAACGTTGCCGGCAAGTCGATTACGGTCACCAACGTCGCACCCGGCGTGCCACTGAGTGGCGCTGATTCAGTCAGCGAGGGTACTGCGTATGTTCTGAACGTCGGCGCAGCCGTCGATCCCGGTGTCGACACCCCGACGCTCTATCGCATCGACTGGGGCGACGGCAGTCCGGCCACGGACTTCACGCCCACCAACTACGCGAACCTGTTGGCGGCGGGCGGCAACGTCAGCCACACCTACGCCGACGGCGCGGCCAGCGGAACTCCGCGCACCATCGTCATGCAGGTGCTGGACGAAGACGGTCCGCACAACGCCGGCAGCAAGGCCGTCACGGTGAACAACGTGGCGCCGACGATCGCCCTGGGCGGTGGCGCCAGCGTCGACGAAGGGGCGACCTACACCCTGACGCTGGGCGCGGTGAGCGACCCGGGAGTCGACTCGGTGACCAGCTACGTGGTTCACTGGGGTGACGGCACGTCTGACACCTATGGTGCCGCAGGCGACGTCACGCATGTGTACGCTGACGGCCTGTCCAGCCCGACCATCACGGTGGACCTGGTGGACGAGGACGGCACCTACATCAACGCCGGCAGCAAGGCCGTCACGGTGAACAACGTGGCGCCGACGATCGCCCTGGGCGGTGGCGCCAGCGTCGACGAAGGGGCGACCTACACCCTGACGCTGGGCGCGGTGAGCGATCCGGGAGTCGACTCGGTGACCAGCTACGTGGTTCACTGGGGTGACGGCACGTCTGACACCTATGGTGCCGCAGGCGACGTGACGCACGTGTACGCTGACGGCCTGTCCAGCCCGACCATCACGGTGGACCTGGTGGACGAGGACGGCACCCACATCAACGCCGGCAGCAAGGCCGTCACGGTGAACAACGTGGCGCCGACGATCGCCTTGGGCGGTGGCGCCAGCGTCGACGAAGGGGCGACCTACACCCTGACGCTGGGCGCGGTGAGCGACCCGGGCAGCGACTCGGTGACCAGCTACGTGGTTCACTGGGGTGACGGCACGTCTGACACCTATGGTGCCGCAGGCGACGTGACGCACGTGTACGCCGACGGCCTGTCCAGCCCGACCATCACGGTGGACCTGGTGGACGAGGACGGCACCCACATCAACGCCGGCAGCAAGGCCGTCACGGTGAACAACGTGGCGCCGACGATCGCCCTGGGCGGTGGCGCCAGCGTCGACGAAGGGGCGACCTACACCCTGACGCTGGGCGCGGTGAGCGACCCGGGAGTCGACTCGGTGACCAGCTACGTGGTTCACTGGGGTGACGGCACGTCTGACACCTATGGTGCAGCAGGCGACGTGACGCACGTGTACGCCGACGGCCTGTCCAGCCCGACCATCACGGTGGACCTGGTGGACGAGGACGGCACCTACATCAACGCCGGCAGCAAGGCCGTCACGGTGAACAACGTGGCGCCGACGATCGCCCTGGGCGGTGGCGCCAGCGTCGACGAAGGGGCGACCTACACCCTGACGCTGGGCGCGGTGAGCGACCCGGGAGTCGACTCGGTGACCAGCTACGTGGTTCACTGGGGTGACGGCACGTCTGACACCTATGGTGCAGCAGGCGACGTGACGCACGTGTACGCTGACGGCCTGTCCAGCCCGACCATCACGGTGGACCTGGTGGACGAGGACGGCACCTACATCAACGCCGGCAGCAAGGCCGTCACGGTGAACAACGTGGCGCCGACGATCGCCCTGGGCGGTGGCGCCAGCGTCGACGAAGGGGCGACCTACACCCTGACGCTGGGCGCGGTGAGCGATCCGGGAGTCGACTCGGTGACCAGCTACGTGGTTCACTGGGGTGACGGCACGTCTGACACCTATGGTGCAGCAGGCGACGTGACGCACGTGTACGCCGACGGCCTGTCCAGCCCGACCATCACGGTGGACCTGGTGGACGAGGACGGCACCCACATCAACGCCGGCAGCAAGGCCGTCACGGTGAACAACGTGGCGCCGACGATCGCCCTTTCGGGCGCGGCCAACGTGGTCGAGGACACGGTCTACACCCTCAACCTGGGCAGCATCACCGACCCGGGCAGCGATACGGTGACCAGCTACGTGGTGCATTGGGGCGACGGCACCGACGACACCTACGCGGCTGGCGGCGATGTCACCCACACCTACGCCGACCCCGGCAACTACCCCATCAGCGTGGACGTGGTGGACGAGGACGGCACTCATACTGCAGCCGGCGGCACGTCGGTCACGGTGGACGCGGCTTCGGCAACCCTGAGCATCAATGCAGGCGCCGACGCCACCCTGTCTGAAGGCGACACCTTCACCCGCAGCATCGCCTTCGGCGACGGCAGCGACGACGGCGCGGCGGGCTGGAGCTACGGCATCGACTACGGCGATGGCAGCGCCCCGGTCACCGGCACTACCTTGACCAAGAGCCTGGATCTGAGTCACGTGTATGCCGATGGCAGTGACAGCCATACCGTCACCGTCACGCTGACCGACGAGGTGGGCGAAACCGCCAGCGACAGCTTCCTGGTCACGGTGAACAACGTGGCGCCGACGATCGCCCTGGGCGGTGGCGCCAGCGTCGACGAAGGGGCGACCTACACCCTGACGCTGGGCGCGGTGAGCGACCCGGGAGTCGACTCGGTGACCAGCTACGTGGTTCACTGGGGTGACGGCACGTCTGACACCTATGGTGCCGCAGGCGACGTCACGCATGTGTACGCTGACGGCCTGTCCAGCCCGACCATCACGGTGGACCTGGTGGACGAGGACGGCACCTACATCAACGCCGGCAGCAAGGCCGTCACGGTGAACAACGTGGCGCCGACGATCGCCCTGGGCGGTGGCGCCAGCGTCGACGAAGGGGCGACCTACACCCTGACGCTGGGCGCGGTGAGCGATCCGGGAGTCGACTCGGTGACCAGCTACGTGGTTCACTGGGGTGACGGCACGTCTGACACCTATGGTGCAGCAGGCGACGTGACGCACGTGTACGCTGACGGCCTGTCCAGCCCGACCATCACGGTGGACCTGGTGGACGAGGACGGCACCCACATCAACGCCGGCAGCAAGGCCGTCACGGTGAACAACGTGGCGCCGACGATCGCCCTTTCGGGCGCGGCCAACGTGGTCGAGGACACGGTCTACACCCTCAACCTGGGCAGCATCACCGACCCGGGCAGCGATACGGTGACCAGCTACGTGGTGCATTGGGGCGACGGCACCGACGACACCTACGCGGCTGGCGGCGATGTCACCCACACCTACGCCGACCCCGGCAACTACCCCATCAGCGTGGGCGTGGTGGACGAGGACGGCACCTTCATCGGTGTCGCCAACAAGGCCGTCACCGTCAATGCGACTGGTGGCGGCAACACTGCCCCGGTGGCGGACGACGAGTCGTACTCGATGCGGCCCGGCGAGACGCTCAACATCGCCGCGCCTGGCGTCCTGGATGGCGATACCGACGCCGACGGCGACCCGCTCAGCCTCCTCAGCGTCAACGTCACCGGTCTGCAGGGCAGCCTTGCGCCGCAGCTCGACGGCAGCTTCAGTTTCACGCCGAACGCGGGCTTCAGCGGACAGACGAGCTTCAGCTACACGGTGGGTGACGGCTTTGGCGGTACCGATACCGGCACGGTGACGATCGACGTCATCAACACGGCCCCGGTGGCGGACGACGAGTCGTACTCGATGCGGCCCGGCGAGACGCTCAACATCGCCGCGCCTGGCGTCCTGGATGGCGATACCGACGCCGACGGCGACCCGCTCAGCCTCCTCAGCGTCAACGTCACCGGTCTGCAGGGCAGCCTTGCGCCGCAGCTCGACGGCAGCTTCAGTTTCACGCCGAACGCGGGCTTCAGCGGACAGACGAGCTTCAGCTACACGGTGGGTGACGGCTTTGGCGGTACCGATACCGGCACGGTGACGATCGACGTCATCAACACGGCCCCGGTGGCGGACGACGAGTCGTACTCGATGCGACCCGGCGAGACGCTCAACATCGCCGCACCGGGCGTACTCGATGGCGATACCGACGCCGACGGCGACCCGCTCAGCCTCCTCAGCGTCAACGTCACCGGTCTGCAGGGCAGCCTTGCGCCGCAGCTCGACGGCAGCTTCAGTTTCACGCCGAACGCGGGCTTCAGCGGGCAGACGAGCTTCAGCTACACCGTGGGTGACGGCTTCGGCGGTACCGATACCGGCACGGTGACGATCGACGTCATCAACACGGCCCCGGTGGCGGACGACGAGTCGTACTCGATGCGACCCGGCGAGACGCTCACCATCGCCGCACCGGGCGTGCTCGATGGCGATACCGACGCCGACGGCGACCCGCTCAGCCTCCTCAGCGTCAACGTCACCGGTCTGCAGGGCAGCCTTGCGCCGCAGCTCGACGGCAGCTTCAGTTTCACGCCGAACGCGGGCTTCAGCGGGCAGACGAGCTTCAGCTACACCGTGGGTGACGGCTTCGGCGGTACCGATACCGGCACGGTGACGATCGACGTCATCAACACGGCCCCGGTGGCGGACGACGAGTCGTACTCGATGCGACCCGGCGAGACGCTCACCATCGCCGCACCGGGCGTGCTCGATGGCGATACCGACGCCGACGGCGACCCGCTCAGCCTCCTCAGCGTCAACGTCACCGGTCTGCAGGGCAGCCTTGCGCCGCAGCTCGACGGCAGCTTCAGTTTCACGCCGAACGCGGGCTTCAGCGGGCAGACGAGCTTCAGCTACACGGTGGGTGACGGCTTTGGCGGTACCGATACCGGCACGGTGACGATCGATGTCATCAACACGGCCCCGGTGGCGGACGACGAGTCGTACTCGATGCGGCCCGGCGAGACGCTCAACATCGCCGCACCGGGGGTGCTCGATGGCGATACCGATGCCGACGGCGATCCGCTCAGCGTCGTCGGCGTCAACGTGACCGGTCTGCAGGGCACGCTCGTTGCGCTGGCCGATGGCAGCTTCAGCTTCACGCCCAACGCGGGCTTCAGCGGCCAGACCAGCTTCAGCTACACGGTCGGCGACGGCTTCGGTGGCTTCGCTGGCGGCACGGTGACGATCGACGTCATCAACACCGACCCGGTGGCCGACGACGAGTCGTACTCGATGCGGCCCGGCGAGACGCTCAACATCGCCGCACCGGGGGTGCTCGATGGCGATACCGATGCCGACGGCGATCCGCTCAGCGTCGTCGGCGTCAACGTGACCGGTCTGCAGGGCACGCTCGTTGCGCTGGCCGATGGCAGCTTCAGCTTCACGCCCGACGCGGGCTTCACCGGCCAGACCAGCTTCAGCTACACGGTCGGCGACGGCTTCGGCGGCTTCGGCACGGCAATCGTCACCATTGACGTCGCCCCGGCGACCCCGACCTTGGCCCTGGACGCCGGCCCAGACGATTCCGTGAATGAAGGCGATACCTTCAACCGGACAATCGTTTTCACTGACGGGCAGGACGACGGCGCGCTTGGCTGGAACTACAGCATCGACTACGGCGACGGAAGTGTGCCGGTGACCGGCAACACGTTCCTCGCGAGCCTGACTCTCGACCATCGGTACGCCGACGGTGATGCCAGCCACAGCGTCAGCATCACGATCACCGACGAACCGGGAGAAACCGTCAGCGACGGCTTCCAGCTCACGGTAAGCAACGTCGCGCCGGTGATCGCCCTCAGCGGTGCGGCGACGGTTGCCGAGGATACGGCGTACACCCTCAACCTGGGCGCGGTGAGCGATCCAGGAGTCGATACCGCGAGCAGCTACGTGGTTCACTGGGGTGACGGCAGCGACAGCAGCTATCCGACGCAGGGGGATGTGACGCACACCTACGCCAACCCCGGCAGCTATGCGATCACGGTCGACGTCGCGGACGAGGACGGAGTGCATGCGTCCGCCGGGCAACTGGCGGTGCAGGTGAACCCGGTGCTGCACCTTGGCAACGCCGTCGCCCGTTTGACGAGCGCGGCCCCCGACGCCTGGGTGACGGCGTGGAGTGCGCCGCAGGTCACGATCGCGCACAAGGCCGACTGGGACGACGCGGGCGAGACCTGGTCGGCAGTCAAGCTGCAGAATGGCAGCCCGGTGACCCTGTCGGGAACGGACGTTTACCTCGGCGACCTCGGGGTAAGCGGCCAGACCGCGCCGACCAGTGTCATCCGGCAGGAGATCGACGGCAGCGAAGGTCTGCGGCTGTTGCTCGACCGCGACGCCTCCCGGGCGACGCTCGACCTGTCGAACCTGAACCTCAACGACGACGGCTTGGCGGGTGCGGTCGAGGCAGGGCGGCTGCAGGCATTCGACAGCCTTGGGAATCTCGTCGGCGAGGTGCTGTTCGACGGCGCCAACGCGGCCGGGACGCAGGAAGTCACCCTCAGTTCGGCGGCCGGCTTCCGCTCGCTGGTGCTCACCAGCGGCGCCTATGACGGAGCGAACTTCGTCGATGGGGCCTACGTGGATGGGGCCGGGGACTTCGCGTCGGCGCCCTTCAGCAGCGGCGGCAAGCTGCACGGAAGTGAGTTCCTCGTCGATGCCGTCGAGTTCGAACTGATCCAGCTGGTGGGCGTCGGCTCATCCGCCGGCGGTAGCCTCATCACTTGA
- a CDS encoding MAPEG family protein, whose product MNVYPGPALVTLATSFLLFACAAYVGRCRIRFGIQAPATSGHPQFEIAHRIQANTVENSVAFLPVLWVFASSVSSLWATLLGGVWLLARVWYAIAYARDPRTRGAGFLLSMLCFGALGIGAAVGVVLGMLG is encoded by the coding sequence ATGAACGTCTATCCAGGTCCAGCCCTCGTCACTCTCGCGACCTCCTTCCTGCTCTTCGCCTGCGCCGCATACGTCGGTCGTTGCCGCATCCGCTTCGGCATCCAGGCGCCGGCGACCAGCGGCCACCCGCAATTCGAGATCGCCCACCGCATCCAGGCCAACACCGTCGAGAACAGTGTCGCCTTCCTGCCGGTGCTGTGGGTGTTCGCCAGCAGCGTCTCGAGTCTCTGGGCGACGTTGCTCGGGGGCGTCTGGCTGCTGGCGCGGGTGTGGTATGCGATCGCCTACGCGCGTGATCCGCGGACGCGTGGCGCCGGCTTCCTGCTCTCGATGCTCTGCTTCGGCGCGCTGGGCATCGGCGCCGCCGTTGGCGTCGTGCTGGGAATGCTCGGCTGA